The window ATGCCTCCCATTGTTTTCCAGATTTCGGATGATGTGGTGTGTGTTAATACAAGAGTTGAACTAAGGATGCCACCCTCAAACATATCATTTGATACATTTCAATTCAGTCTACCACTATGGGGCACTCCAAACATCAGTCCATGAAGCTACATGTCAGTGTACAGGTTTACATATGAAAATATAAAGTTCATAGCAAGTACTAAGCTTAATCACAGGTATAGTACAGACAATTCACACTTCTCGCCTAAGATTCATCTTCATGTAGGAGAGTGGACGATTTGCCCACGGGGGCATCTGCACCCGGGTTCATCCATGCACTTCTCCTTCATGTAGTTCTATCTCTGGTTTGCAGCATTCAAAAGTTCACTGCTACTGATATAACCAATCCCATATGCGGAATTTCAACAGAAAAACACTTGCGAACTTTACTTTGGTAAATCTAGGTCTCAAACAACTAGAAGACATCCTtttttttaatgcatgtacatcttCTAGGACCTAAACTATAGCTAGAGCTAAAATCTAACATGAGACAGTAGAGGTTATATTCTGTCAAGTTTATACCCATCTGGACCTAAGTTTCTCAGTCATTTTagagacaacaacaacaacaacaacaacaacaacaacaagggcTGTTGTTGTCTCTAAAATGACTGAGAAACTTAGATCCAGATGGGTATTTTAGAGACAAGAAAACCAAATGGAGTGGATGTTGGTCCACAAACCAGCTCATACGGGGATGgattgtattattttcaataatagATAATCTCCTTCTCTTGAAACATGAAAGGATGATAGTGGATTATTAACTGGTAGTCTTCTTTGTTTTGCTTATATATCCTCATAAAAATTTACAAAAAAGGAAACTAATAAATAATATAATTATCATTTGCAGTTTGCCAGATTTCCTAGTGCCGAACTTTGGATATTATTAGTAGCTGAAGGTTATGTGCGACTCCTGCATCAGTTGGACTGTTTACTATTTTTTGGATGTTCTATTAAAAGTGTGTTCTCTCACTCCCGTTGACAATTCACTTCAACACTATAGTAAGACTTGCACACAGCCACACTCCTTCAAGTTGACCATTTTGACCCATCTCTCCATCTGGCAATCAAATTCAAGGCTGCAGCAAACGACCATATTTTCAAGCTCGCAAATCACCACATCAGGAAAGAATATACGGACATAAACACCTTGCCACTCTTACAATCCATACATTTTTTTTACAACATGGAACTCTGGATGTAAATTGAAGGCATAACCACAAAAGGTACTGGAATCATGTCAGCTAACCTTCACAAGACGACTTGGCAGCGGCGTGCCGGGCCATCAAATTTTGCGTCGGTGGCGTTCTTCCCACGGAATGTGACGGGCACTCCATCGCACAGCACCCTCATGGCCCTCCGGCGGGTGCGCCAGCCCCCTCTATCGAAGACGGCGATGGCCGCGAGCCTCACCTGGACCTCCATGGTGCCCCCGTTGCCGCTCTTGAGCGCAGCGGCCTCGTCGGGCCCGACGTATGTCCCGTCGACGTCGAGGCGGAAGGCGAGCGTGGTGGAGTTCCGGGGCCCCTGCGCGAAGGGCGCGAGGGAGGTGACGGCGATGGGggaggagggggcgaggtcgacgtAGGCGACGAGGGAGGAGTAGGAGATGGTGAGCTTGGAGTTGGGATTGTCGGCGAGGAGGGAGGCGTcgaaggcggcggagagggaggagTTGGCCGGGGAGTAGGCGACGCGGGAGAGCGTGAGGGCGGAGAGGGAGAAGGCGGGCGCGCGCGGGCGGAGGAGGAGCCAGACGATGAAGGTGCCggcgccgaggaggaggaaggcggcgaCGACGAGCGCGAGGAGGCGGCGCAGgcaggtgggcggcggcggcggggccgcctgGTAGGGGTTGTGGTGGTTGTGGTAGTGGTGGTANNNNNNNNNNNNNNNNNNNNNNNNNNNNNNNNNNNNNNNNNNNNNNNNNNNNNNNNNNNNNNNNNNNNNNNNNNNNNNNNNNNNNNNNNNNNNNNNNNNNNNNNNNNNNNNNNNNNNNNNNNNNNNNNNNNNNNNNNNNNNNNNNNNNNNNNNNNNNNNNNNNNNNNNNNNNNNNNNNNNNNNNNNNNNNNNNNNNNNNNNNNNNNNNNNNNNNNNNNNNNNNNNNNNNNNNNNNNNNNNNNNNNNNNNNNNNNNNNNNNNNNNNNNNNNNNNNNNNNNNNNNNNNNNNNNNNNNNNNNNNNNNNNNNNNNNNNNNNNNNNNNNNNNNNNNNNNNNNNNNNNNNNNNNNNNNNNNNNNNNNNNNNNNNNNNNNNNNNNNNNNNNNNNNNNNNNNNNNNNNNNNNNNNNNNNNNNNNNNNNNNNNNNNNNNNNNNNNNNNNNNNNNNNNNNNNNNNNNNNNNNNNNNNNNNNNNNNNNNNNNNNNNNNNNNNNNNNNNNNNNNNNNNNNNNNNNNNNNNNNNNNNNNNNNNNNNNNNNNNNNNNNNNNNNNNNNNNNNNNNNNNNNNNNNNNNNNNNNNNNNNNNNNNNNNNNNNNNNNNNNNNNNNNNNNNNNNNNNNNNNNNNNNNNNNNNNNNNNNNNNNNNNNNNNNNNNNNNNNNNNNNNNNNNNNNNNNNNNNNNNNNNNNNNNNNNNNNNNNNNNNNNNNNNNNNNNNNNNNNNNNNNNNNNNNNNNNNNNTGGTGCGGGGGCGGGGCCGGGTAGGGGTAGGCGACGCCGAAGGCGGCCGCGCCGTTGCCgttggcgacggggggcggcgccgCGGCGTAGTAGGCGGAGCTGGCGTTGCCGGGGTTGGGCGCGGCGTTGGCCGGGTAGCCCATGgcggggccgggaggcggcggggccTTGGCGTTGGGGCGGTCGCCGTCGGGCGGGTGCGCCGCTGAGGAGGAAGAGGACGCCGGGTGCATGGCGCCGGCGGTGGGGtttttgcttgcttgcttgatgGGGGAGGGAGGCGACGATGGAGATTTGGGATCTGGAGGAGGACAGGAGCAGCCGAGCAGGAGGATGGAGTCGGTCGGTAGAAACGGCGGTGGAGGGGGAGGGCAGCGCGTCGTGGGTTGGCGTAAATGCAGATGCGCCGTGTTTTTTGCCCCTTTTTCTCGGCGTTGGTTATAGTGGATGGAGTATCAACTTCGATTCTCCACGCCGCGCGTCAGATCGTCGCCGCGTTGGTACTATTGGTAAAATCATCGCGTATATATAGGGTGTTGTGGAGCATTGCACGTCGCCACGAGACTCGTAATTCAAGTCTACCTCTCAGCTTTTGGAATCTTTTCTTTTGACCGACAGGAACCGGAACCAGGTCTGGCGTTTCAACGTCGCCGTGGACGCGAGGCGATGTTTCCCAGGTGGCAATGGACGAGGCATGCAAATTGCAAAAGATTAAAAAAGAAAGTGGTAATGGAGGAGGAGTGCCCAGGTCTATACGGCCCTTGACGAAAATTCCGTCCGAATCTTCTATGCTGCTACAAAAAGTTCCGTGGAAAACAAAGAGAAGGACCCTCGACGCGACGGTGAAGACGTGACTCAGGCGAGAGTGGAAGGGACACGGTTCGCTTTGTCGAAAACGAGGCAGGAGCGGTGAAAGGGATGAGCGAGTGCCACTTTTCTTCCACCAGCTTCAACGCAACCCGCACCAACAGGAAAACGGAAGCCGCGTCCTGTGTTCTTTCCCTTCGCGCACAAGCAGAAATGAATGGCCTCTCATTCTCATTTCCACTATCTTTCTTTCTTCAAAAAGGATTCTCCTCTCCTTTTGTCATCCACCAGTCGGTTCAGTACAGCgatcttaggccaactccaccgcgccgcgcgatcccaaacggacgtccgttttgttcgGATTTGAAGTCGTGTTCGGACGTGTCCtgagatgcggtggccgtgcgaccAACGCGCGGCCACATTCGTTTGCCCCATCCTATCCGTGTCTATTTTAAAAAAAAAACAACGTTTACAATGCCAAGTCCTAGTTCACGGCCCCAGTTCATcacgccggcaaca is drawn from Triticum dicoccoides isolate Atlit2015 ecotype Zavitan chromosome 4A, WEW_v2.0, whole genome shotgun sequence and contains these coding sequences:
- the LOC119286331 gene encoding NDR1/HIN1-like protein 10, which gives rise to MHPASSSSSAAHPPDGDRPNAKAPPPPGPAMGYPANAAPNPGNASSAYYAAAPPPVANGNGAAAFGVAYPYPAPPPHXXXYHHYHNHHNPYQAAPPPPPTCLRRLLALVVAAFLLLGAGTFIVWLLLRPRAPAFSLSALTLSRVAYSPANSSLSAAFDASLLADNPNSKLTISYSSLVAYVDLAPSSPIAVTSLAPFAQGPRNSTTLAFRLDVDGTYVGPDEAAALKSGNGGTMEVQVRLAAIAVFDRGGWRTRRRAMRVLCDGVPVTFRGKNATDAKFDGPARRCQVVL